The genomic segment ATCCCTTCGAGGACTCTCAGAAAGGTTGACTGGCTGAAGGCTTCCAGCATGCCCGCGCTTACCTGCGTCGCGATCGCCTGAATTTCGGGGAGTATCTGCGGCGGGATGGGAAGTTGTTCAACCGGGAACCAAAGGGTAAAGAGGACTGCATGCGTCTGCGCCACAGGCGCAGGAACTGACGACGTACCCATAAACACCTCATCGGGATAATTTGAGGGTAACAACGTCTGGGGAAAGATGCGGAAAGGAATTCAGGCGAGACTGCAACGAGCTCAAAAGTGCTGTCAGCATACCACCTGAAAGAAGAGTCGGCAATCAGCCCGGCTGTTACCTGTGAATAGAGCATGAACAAGCGGGTGAGTTAGACGTTAGTCAGAGGCCATAGATGAATTTATTTGTCCACACTGCTACGCGGTGTTATGATTCCGTTCTCCCCGGATCCGACCGTTATTCACTCACAGACTATTACTGCATGACTCAGCATTGAGCATCCGAATGGAGAATGCAATGGCTAACGCCTGGCCGGACTCTGCCATAATGATGACGCTTGCCGGAATCGCCTATTCGAGCGATATTCCAGGGCAGCTCAAGAACACCGACTACGCAACCCAGGGCGACTGGTCGGTTGTTTGGGGACCTGTCGACGACTCCTATGGGAATCTGGCGTACGTTGCAGTAAGCGCATCGACGGGGAAGTATGCGTTGGTAGTGCGTGGCAGCGAAACCAGCTTCAGCTGGGACACGCTCTACAACTGGTTCTACAACCTCTACGTGACGTGGCAAAACCCCTGGCCATATTTCCCCACCCAACCTCAGGCCATGCTCTCCTACGGCTCTTGGGTGCAGGCGACGCAACTCACCCTTGCCTCGTGGAACGGCCAAACGCTCGGCCAGTTTCTCACAGAGAGCGTGCCCAAGGACGCTGTTCTGGCTCTGACCGGACACAGCCTGGGAGGCAATCTGGTATCTGTGCTGGCCTCATGGATCTCGTCTCTTCGTGGACCTGACGGCTCGCAACCTGATCCCAACACGGAGGTCTACACCTTCGCGGCGCCGAGCGCTGGAAACGAAGCGTTTGCCATTGGTTTCAATGCGCGTTTTCCGAAGAGCTACCGCTACTGGAACACTCTGGACGCGGTTCCTCACGCGTGGGATCGGCTGCTCGATCTGCTCTCCCTCTATGACAGCATCGGGATCACCACTCCTTCTTGGATTTGGGATGCGGTGGTGGGGCTCGAGACTGCTTTGGTCGCCAGCGAGGTGTACTACGGCTCCTACTATCTGCAGCCAAATGCGAACGGCAATCCGCTCACC from the Occallatibacter riparius genome contains:
- a CDS encoding lipase family protein; protein product: MANAWPDSAIMMTLAGIAYSSDIPGQLKNTDYATQGDWSVVWGPVDDSYGNLAYVAVSASTGKYALVVRGSETSFSWDTLYNWFYNLYVTWQNPWPYFPTQPQAMLSYGSWVQATQLTLASWNGQTLGQFLTESVPKDAVLALTGHSLGGNLVSVLASWISSLRGPDGSQPDPNTEVYTFAAPSAGNEAFAIGFNARFPKSYRYWNTLDAVPHAWDRLLDLLSLYDSIGITTPSWIWDAVVGLETALVASEVYYGSYYLQPNANGNPLTGSLIELNSDYLAEVAYQHGTNVYLGLLGAPLLKQRINILAAAAFEPTAHLPRPKPIERAAVRASTAKPLAGLPNPGLSGFPGIRTFAGHPRNRSGF